A window of the Haloterrigena turkmenica DSM 5511 genome harbors these coding sequences:
- a CDS encoding MarR family transcriptional regulator, with amino-acid sequence MGTSESLHQKTTQNGSWDDIRDLPPSAKLVAKVLEYNDTMTQQQIADETLLPARTVRYALNRLDDENVVNSRVSFSDARKRLYRLDIE; translated from the coding sequence ATGGGTACGTCAGAATCACTGCATCAGAAAACTACTCAAAACGGGTCATGGGACGACATCCGCGACCTGCCACCGAGCGCCAAACTCGTCGCAAAAGTCCTTGAGTACAACGATACAATGACCCAGCAACAGATTGCCGACGAAACGCTTCTGCCAGCCCGGACGGTTCGCTACGCCCTGAATCGGCTCGACGATGAGAACGTCGTCAATTCTCGAGTTTCGTTCTCGGACGCCCGCAAGCGCCTATACAGGCTTGATATCGAGTAA
- a CDS encoding phosphoenolpyruvate carboxykinase (ATP): MGSSYDRPTITDYPDPVKADHITYNPSLAVLREYSSHLETTTDYGAPAYVSEYRSRSTDQTKNAVDDSFGDEDFRVFECGFEWIQNPDNDVVCIDRVVGRHSESSYVCRLFLPREYSRIALAWAKLLEPATGTDPDFVTVQIPEATSEPKVRVLPEAGVTTVLGSDYTGEAKKSFLRLFMLRAKQQGGLGLHAGSKRVTIDDADGLQDVGQLFLGLSGTGKSTLTSHGLWLEDPENAKMIQDDVCALLPSGTVAGSEGGGLYIKTLGLEADEQPELHDAATDESAVLENVAVDEDGAVHFDDPQYGQNARAVIRRDHLGSASDDVDLLGVDQVFFITRNPLMPPIAKLTDAQAAVTFMLGESVETSAGDPSRIGESIRVVGTNPFIIGPEGEEGNRFRDLIANLDVECYVINTGVVGTDDPVDVGVEETVAILDGVARGTIEWVDDDVLDLTVPTSVPGIDIDQYVITDHVEDFEDAQASLRTERRSYLDQFDALDDDIVDATY, encoded by the coding sequence ATGGGATCCTCTTACGATAGACCCACAATCACGGACTATCCTGACCCAGTGAAGGCTGACCACATTACGTACAATCCGTCGTTGGCAGTGCTTCGAGAGTACTCCTCGCATCTAGAGACGACGACGGACTATGGCGCCCCTGCGTACGTCAGCGAATACCGCTCACGGAGTACCGACCAAACGAAGAACGCTGTCGATGACAGCTTCGGCGACGAGGATTTCCGCGTCTTCGAGTGCGGCTTCGAGTGGATCCAAAACCCCGACAACGATGTCGTTTGTATTGACCGCGTCGTCGGCCGGCATTCCGAGTCGTCGTACGTCTGCCGGTTGTTTCTCCCGCGGGAGTACAGCCGCATCGCGCTGGCGTGGGCAAAGCTCCTCGAACCCGCTACTGGGACAGACCCTGACTTCGTGACCGTACAGATACCGGAGGCGACGTCAGAACCGAAGGTTCGCGTGCTCCCAGAGGCCGGTGTCACGACGGTACTGGGGAGCGACTACACCGGTGAGGCGAAAAAGTCGTTCCTCCGGTTGTTCATGCTCCGCGCTAAACAACAGGGTGGGCTCGGTCTCCACGCCGGTAGTAAGCGCGTTACTATCGACGACGCTGACGGACTGCAGGATGTTGGCCAGCTTTTTCTCGGCCTCTCCGGGACCGGGAAATCGACGCTCACGAGCCACGGTCTCTGGCTTGAGGACCCTGAGAACGCAAAGATGATCCAAGACGATGTCTGTGCACTCCTCCCTTCGGGGACAGTCGCGGGTAGCGAGGGCGGTGGACTATACATCAAAACGCTCGGCCTAGAGGCCGACGAGCAGCCTGAACTTCACGACGCAGCAACCGACGAAAGTGCAGTTCTCGAGAATGTAGCCGTCGATGAGGACGGAGCCGTCCACTTCGACGACCCACAGTACGGCCAGAACGCGCGGGCCGTAATTCGCCGTGACCACCTCGGAAGTGCGTCTGACGATGTCGACCTGCTTGGTGTCGACCAAGTGTTCTTCATCACCCGAAACCCCCTTATGCCGCCGATCGCGAAACTCACGGACGCCCAGGCGGCGGTCACGTTCATGCTTGGAGAGTCCGTGGAGACGAGCGCGGGTGATCCCTCACGGATCGGCGAGTCGATTCGTGTCGTCGGTACCAACCCCTTTATTATCGGCCCGGAGGGTGAGGAGGGTAACCGGTTCCGGGACCTCATCGCCAATCTCGACGTCGAGTGCTACGTGATCAACACGGGCGTGGTCGGCACCGACGATCCCGTCGATGTTGGCGTCGAGGAAACAGTCGCGATTCTCGACGGTGTCGCACGCGGGACCATCGAGTGGGTTGATGACGACGTGCTTGACCTCACGGTTCCGACGTCGGTTCCCGGTATCGATATCGACCAGTATGTAATCACTGACCACGTCGAAGACTTTGAGGACGCTCAAGCGTCGCTTCGCACCGAGCGGCGCTCGTATCTCGATCAGTTCGACGCCCTCGACGATGACATCGTGGACGCAACATACTGA
- the pdxS gene encoding pyridoxal 5'-phosphate synthase lyase subunit PdxS, translating to MASDLESLQYGTDLIKRGFAQMQKGGVIMDVINPEQARIAEDAGAVAVMALEAVPADIRKRGGVARMADPADVEEIVNEVSIPVMGKARIGHRKEAQILEAVGVDMVDESEVLTPADDAYHIDKRDFTVPFVCGARNLGEALRRIEEGAAMIRTKGEAGTGNVNQAVHHQRQIKGSIRKLEGMTHEEREAYAREIEAPMELVHETADRGRLPVVNFAAGGIATPADAALMMYHECDGIFVGSGIFGAENPSAMAKAVVEATNHWNDPEQLTKISKNLGKGMKGDANIDLPEEEYFQDRGI from the coding sequence ATGGCAAGTGACTTGGAGAGTCTCCAATATGGAACTGACCTCATCAAACGTGGCTTTGCACAGATGCAAAAAGGCGGTGTCATTATGGATGTCATCAATCCAGAGCAGGCTCGGATCGCCGAGGACGCTGGTGCGGTCGCTGTCATGGCACTAGAAGCAGTACCGGCAGACATCCGCAAACGTGGCGGTGTTGCCCGGATGGCTGACCCCGCAGACGTTGAAGAGATCGTCAACGAAGTATCGATTCCAGTGATGGGCAAGGCTCGTATCGGCCACAGAAAGGAAGCCCAGATCCTCGAGGCCGTTGGTGTGGACATGGTTGACGAGAGCGAGGTACTCACTCCCGCTGATGACGCCTACCATATCGACAAGCGCGACTTTACGGTGCCGTTTGTCTGTGGCGCGCGCAACCTCGGTGAGGCGCTCCGGCGCATCGAGGAGGGCGCGGCGATGATTCGCACTAAGGGCGAAGCAGGCACTGGTAACGTCAACCAGGCCGTTCACCATCAGCGCCAGATTAAGGGTTCGATCCGCAAATTGGAAGGAATGACCCACGAAGAGCGTGAAGCCTACGCCCGTGAGATTGAGGCGCCTATGGAACTAGTCCACGAGACCGCCGACCGTGGTCGACTGCCGGTCGTGAATTTCGCGGCAGGTGGCATCGCGACACCAGCCGACGCCGCGCTCATGATGTACCACGAATGCGATGGAATTTTCGTTGGCAGCGGTATCTTCGGTGCGGAGAACCCGTCCGCGATGGCTAAGGCGGTCGTCGAGGCAACGAATCACTGGAACGACCCTGAACAGCTCACCAAGATTTCGAAGAACCTTGGCAAGGGGATGAAAGGTGATGCGAACATAGATCTCCCAGAAGAAGAATATTTCCAAGACCGAGGGATATGA
- a CDS encoding RidA family protein: protein MRQIQASEVAPSSSPLSQAIVEDDLVFTSGQLPRESDGTYVEGGIKEQTEQVMENLSSVLEESNSSLDNVVKATVLLTDTDHFEGFNEVYSEYMPEPYPARSAFIVSLARPEADVEVELIAKTDQ, encoded by the coding sequence ATGAGACAAATCCAGGCTAGCGAAGTTGCACCTAGTAGTTCCCCACTTTCCCAAGCAATTGTAGAGGACGACCTCGTATTTACATCGGGCCAGCTTCCGAGAGAATCAGACGGCACGTACGTCGAGGGAGGTATTAAAGAACAAACCGAACAAGTCATGGAGAACCTATCTTCTGTTCTTGAAGAGTCCAACTCTTCACTAGATAATGTAGTGAAGGCGACTGTGCTTCTTACAGACACTGATCACTTTGAAGGGTTCAATGAGGTTTACTCTGAATATATGCCTGAACCGTATCCTGCACGGAGTGCGTTTATTGTTTCTCTAGCTCGTCCAGAAGCCGATGTCGAAGTAGAGCTCATTGCAAAGACCGATCAATAG
- a CDS encoding pyridoxal-phosphate dependent enzyme translates to MVRPELVCSSCGQTYADRWRCECGGVLDFAEQPLPTTDRPDPAQFDTRDGLWSFDMFIPVEKGVSLGEGMTPLVSSSTWDAQFKLEYVSPTGSFKDRGATTTISHALACGADRVVEDSSGNGGAAIATYAARAGLDAEIYVPASVREGKLRGIERVGATPIRIEGERQAATDACIEAVESGDAWYASHSWSPAFFAGTATFAYEVALQRDWNVPDAVVMPLGHGTLFLGVYRGFKALSEAGWIDSVPRLLGAQAAGYAPIASELHTVPTSENDVADGVHIREPTRKQQLLDAIAATNGDAIAITEDTVEAELDRLHANGFYVEPTSAIAPAALQEYREQGSLEPDADVVMPLTGHGLKT, encoded by the coding sequence ATGGTTCGACCAGAGCTTGTCTGTTCCTCTTGTGGGCAGACATATGCAGACCGATGGCGGTGCGAATGCGGCGGTGTACTTGACTTTGCTGAGCAACCGCTTCCGACAACCGACCGGCCAGACCCAGCTCAGTTTGATACGCGAGATGGACTCTGGTCGTTCGATATGTTCATTCCGGTTGAGAAAGGTGTCTCTCTCGGCGAAGGAATGACGCCGCTGGTTTCATCATCGACATGGGATGCTCAGTTTAAACTCGAATATGTCTCGCCAACAGGTAGCTTCAAAGATCGGGGGGCAACCACCACGATCAGCCATGCACTTGCGTGCGGCGCAGATCGAGTCGTCGAGGATTCATCGGGGAACGGAGGGGCTGCCATCGCAACCTACGCGGCTCGCGCTGGACTCGACGCAGAGATTTACGTTCCGGCCTCTGTAAGAGAGGGAAAGCTCCGGGGAATCGAACGGGTCGGTGCAACACCGATTCGAATCGAAGGCGAACGCCAAGCCGCAACCGATGCATGCATCGAGGCTGTCGAATCGGGCGATGCATGGTACGCGAGTCATTCGTGGAGTCCAGCGTTCTTTGCTGGGACGGCGACGTTCGCGTACGAAGTTGCACTCCAACGTGACTGGAATGTTCCCGATGCGGTCGTGATGCCACTCGGCCACGGGACGCTCTTCCTCGGAGTGTACCGTGGATTCAAGGCGTTGTCTGAAGCAGGGTGGATTGATTCGGTCCCCCGTCTGCTCGGCGCGCAAGCGGCGGGATATGCACCGATAGCGAGTGAACTCCACACAGTCCCCACGAGTGAGAACGATGTTGCAGATGGCGTCCACATACGAGAGCCGACACGGAAACAGCAACTCCTCGACGCGATAGCTGCGACAAACGGGGATGCCATTGCGATTACAGAAGATACAGTCGAAGCCGAGTTGGACCGGCTGCATGCGAACGGATTCTACGTGGAACCTACATCGGCGATCGCTCCTGCAGCACTGCAGGAATACCGAGAACAGGGGAGTCTTGAGCCGGACGCGGACGTTGTGATGCCGCTCACAGGGCATGGGTTGAAGACCTGA
- a CDS encoding alanine racemase: MSSWTTDKMAPTLYQPVEDLETPALLVDIDAMERNIEEYAAVADENDVTLRSHIKTHKNAELAALEDEMTDGGGICCQTLGEVETMARNGIDDIYLSYQVVGERKLDRFCWLSQKVEKLATTVDSAATIDLLQDAAQAHEITADVILEVDVGLHRTGVAPGPEAVALAERIDEAANLSFDGILAYESHVKAEAETESEFDELCWEAMELGEDVVDDIEAAGIPVDEVKVGGTATSRYSGKHPVVTEINPGMYPFNDVGELELRPWEVSKDDCAATIVTTVISVPDDDRLVVDGGSKTFSLDKPQMPVPKNRDDIEYANASEEHGWIDTSNSDESFAVGDRLEFIVPHVCTTINLHDLIIGVRDDQVEELWEVQARGKVR, encoded by the coding sequence ATGTCCAGTTGGACTACGGACAAGATGGCTCCGACGCTGTATCAACCAGTTGAGGACCTCGAAACCCCGGCATTGCTCGTCGACATCGATGCAATGGAGCGTAACATCGAAGAGTACGCGGCAGTTGCCGATGAGAATGACGTGACGCTCCGTTCACACATCAAGACGCACAAGAACGCCGAACTCGCGGCGCTTGAGGATGAAATGACCGACGGTGGTGGAATCTGTTGTCAGACGCTGGGCGAGGTGGAGACAATGGCGCGAAACGGGATCGACGATATCTACCTCTCCTATCAGGTCGTCGGCGAGCGGAAACTCGACCGGTTCTGCTGGCTCTCACAGAAGGTCGAGAAATTGGCAACGACGGTTGACTCTGCGGCGACGATAGACCTGCTTCAGGACGCCGCTCAAGCCCACGAGATAACGGCCGACGTCATACTCGAGGTCGACGTGGGATTGCACAGGACTGGCGTCGCTCCCGGTCCGGAGGCCGTCGCTCTTGCGGAACGGATCGACGAAGCGGCCAACCTCTCGTTCGACGGCATCCTCGCGTACGAGTCCCACGTGAAGGCCGAAGCGGAGACCGAATCGGAGTTCGACGAACTGTGCTGGGAGGCGATGGAACTCGGCGAGGACGTGGTCGACGACATCGAGGCCGCTGGAATCCCCGTCGACGAGGTGAAGGTCGGCGGGACGGCGACGTCGAGGTACAGTGGCAAGCATCCGGTGGTCACCGAGATCAACCCGGGGATGTATCCCTTCAACGACGTTGGCGAACTCGAACTCCGCCCGTGGGAAGTATCGAAGGACGACTGCGCCGCGACGATTGTCACTACGGTCATCTCCGTGCCGGACGACGACCGACTCGTCGTCGACGGAGGTAGCAAGACGTTCTCCCTGGACAAACCACAGATGCCGGTCCCGAAGAATCGGGACGATATCGAATACGCCAACGCCAGTGAGGAACACGGGTGGATCGACACCAGCAACTCGGACGAGTCGTTCGCAGTGGGCGACCGGCTGGAGTTCATCGTCCCCCACGTCTGCACGACGATCAACCTCCACGACCTCATCATTGGCGTTCGAGACGACCAGGTCGAAGAGTTATGGGAGGTGCAGGCGAGAGGGAAGGTCCGCTAA
- a CDS encoding IclR family transcriptional regulator domain-containing protein translates to MIKVVNTGERRFSPVMTLRQYTLIHASAVGKAVLAENPMEYVHDIIEGLRRHTQNTLTDRKTLLEELKKIREWGYATTDGESRDGIQAAARVVQGSNQGALGSISIYGPTYNFPSYEIVAETLLPAVDELEEEIRSRWKKEL, encoded by the coding sequence ATGATAAAGGTTGTCAACACGGGTGAACGCAGATTTTCTCCGGTGATGACGCTTAGACAGTACACCCTGATCCATGCGAGTGCCGTAGGGAAGGCGGTTCTGGCGGAGAATCCGATGGAATACGTCCACGACATTATTGAAGGGCTACGGAGACACACGCAGAACACACTCACCGACCGTAAGACGCTCCTTGAGGAACTGAAGAAAATCAGGGAATGGGGATATGCGACGACCGATGGGGAGAGCAGAGACGGGATTCAGGCAGCTGCACGGGTGGTCCAGGGGTCGAACCAGGGCGCCCTCGGTTCGATATCGATCTACGGACCAACGTATAACTTCCCATCATACGAGATAGTAGCCGAGACTCTGTTACCGGCAGTTGATGAACTTGAGGAGGAGATCCGAAGTCGGTGGAAAAAGGAATTGTAG
- a CDS encoding IclR family transcriptional regulator, giving the protein MGTEKRTLKTVGRSIDLLRHIQRVDGARVTELADAFDLAPSTIHGYLKTLEEKEMVVKEGDIYHLGLRFLEMGRYTQHRTEARELAEEYTKKLVEETGYRAEFVTEEHGKCIFVHKFSGSQPSWEHEEPGQHAPLHCLATGKAILAELPEPIARERLTAQGLEARTEKTITNIEPLLDELKEIRQNGFALNDCENIQGVRAVGVPAKDTAGNVIGAFSVSGPKHSMTGETFREDLPRAVKEIVNEFELELTL; this is encoded by the coding sequence ATGGGCACTGAAAAACGCACACTCAAAACTGTCGGTCGGTCGATAGACCTACTCAGACATATCCAGAGAGTTGATGGAGCCCGCGTTACAGAGCTTGCAGACGCCTTTGATTTAGCACCAAGCACCATCCATGGATATCTGAAAACCCTTGAAGAGAAAGAGATGGTGGTAAAAGAAGGGGATATATACCATCTTGGGCTTCGCTTCCTTGAAATGGGGAGATATACACAACACAGAACAGAAGCTCGTGAACTGGCAGAAGAATACACTAAGAAACTGGTCGAGGAAACAGGGTACCGTGCAGAATTTGTGACGGAAGAACATGGAAAATGTATATTCGTGCACAAGTTCTCTGGTAGCCAGCCATCTTGGGAGCATGAAGAACCGGGACAACACGCACCCCTCCATTGTCTCGCAACTGGAAAAGCGATTTTAGCCGAGTTACCCGAACCCATTGCCCGAGAAAGACTTACAGCACAAGGACTAGAAGCACGGACAGAGAAGACGATTACCAATATTGAACCGCTTCTGGACGAACTAAAGGAAATCCGTCAGAACGGGTTTGCACTTAATGACTGTGAGAATATTCAGGGCGTTCGAGCAGTTGGAGTCCCAGCTAAAGACACTGCTGGAAACGTTATTGGAGCCTTCTCTGTTTCTGGCCCAAAACACTCGATGACAGGGGAAACGTTCCGTGAGGACCTACCACGTGCAGTCAAGGAGATCGTCAATGAGTTTGAATTAGAACTCACACTTTGA
- a CDS encoding alanyl-tRNA editing protein has product MTELRYLPDADDVTSFQATVTEATQEYLVLDGTYFYPEGGGQPADRGQLSWDGGSATIRDVRKNHGDVRHYVEAIEGTVPDSGTCITGEIDAQRRERLRRMHTAQHVVSKVVLDMFDAATVGNQVHVDRSHIDFEPADFDATDVATIERESNRIVDADFQVTKAERQRTEVEAETPEGRTQFDQIPDSVDPLRVVEIDTFDLCPCGGTHVDHTGAIGPIYITDRSSKGDVESIEFELGE; this is encoded by the coding sequence ATGACCGAACTCCGATATCTCCCGGATGCAGACGATGTTACCTCGTTCCAGGCGACAGTCACAGAGGCGACACAGGAGTACCTAGTACTGGACGGGACGTACTTTTATCCGGAAGGTGGTGGCCAGCCGGCTGACCGCGGCCAGCTCTCGTGGGACGGAGGCTCAGCGACGATTCGAGACGTGCGCAAGAATCACGGCGACGTGCGCCACTATGTTGAGGCCATTGAGGGGACAGTTCCTGACTCCGGGACCTGCATCACCGGCGAGATAGATGCCCAGCGCCGGGAGCGCCTTCGACGGATGCACACTGCCCAACACGTCGTCTCTAAAGTCGTCTTAGACATGTTTGACGCTGCCACGGTCGGCAATCAGGTACACGTCGACCGCTCCCACATCGACTTCGAACCCGCGGACTTCGATGCCACGGACGTAGCGACCATTGAACGGGAATCCAACCGTATCGTCGATGCGGACTTCCAAGTCACGAAAGCCGAACGCCAACGGACTGAAGTCGAAGCCGAAACACCGGAGGGGCGCACACAATTTGACCAGATTCCGGACAGCGTTGACCCACTCCGGGTCGTCGAAATCGACACTTTCGACCTGTGTCCATGTGGCGGGACTCACGTTGACCACACGGGTGCGATCGGACCTATCTACATTACCGATCGATCCTCAAAAGGAGACGTCGAAAGTATCGAGTTCGAACTTGGCGAGTAG
- a CDS encoding dicarboxylate/amino acid:cation symporter, which yields MAGNSMRRSWQKYRSVPIIYRIGVAFILGSVLGLIVGEPATRLEPLGTLFVRLLTMIIIPIVFFTLLMGARRLSPSSLGKIGAQTVFLYIITTGVAIGFGLLVGNLINPGTGLELADTNVEPEEAPSMLEVFLNIVPENPVGSMAEGSVLPTIFFTIVFGLALTYLLDEYDAGTTVHEGAQTVFNIAETGAEAMFKIVWGVMEYGVIGVFALMAATFGQAGVSAIVPYAKLIGAVALAVGLHIGVTYLLIIQVGLLRRSPIDFLRGAKDAMVTALSIRSSSGTLPVTMEDADKNFGVNEEVYSFSLPLGATINMDGTAMYQGIAAIFAANMVGQTLTLGEQLTVLVTALLASVGTAGVPGSGLIMLTLVLTQLGLPLEVVGMVAGVDPILDRMRTMNNVTGDLAVTTLIADWNGKIDLTGTVWEVTDKVSSVTSTD from the coding sequence ATGGCTGGTAATAGCATGCGCAGATCGTGGCAGAAGTATCGTTCCGTTCCCATCATCTATCGGATCGGCGTAGCGTTCATTCTCGGATCGGTTTTAGGACTAATAGTCGGCGAACCGGCGACCCGTCTTGAGCCACTCGGCACTCTTTTTGTCCGACTTCTCACGATGATTATCATACCCATTGTGTTCTTCACTCTGCTGATGGGGGCACGGCGGCTCTCTCCTTCGAGTCTCGGGAAAATCGGTGCTCAAACTGTATTTCTATATATTATTACGACCGGTGTAGCAATCGGATTTGGACTATTAGTTGGGAATTTGATAAATCCTGGAACCGGCCTCGAACTGGCCGATACAAATGTTGAGCCTGAAGAAGCACCCAGTATGCTTGAAGTCTTCCTGAACATCGTCCCGGAGAATCCGGTGGGTTCGATGGCCGAGGGGAGTGTCCTCCCAACGATCTTTTTCACTATCGTGTTCGGTCTGGCGCTGACATACCTTCTAGACGAATACGATGCCGGGACAACCGTTCACGAGGGCGCTCAGACGGTGTTCAACATCGCCGAGACCGGTGCGGAGGCGATGTTCAAAATTGTCTGGGGCGTCATGGAGTATGGCGTTATCGGGGTATTCGCATTGATGGCAGCGACATTTGGGCAAGCAGGCGTCAGTGCCATCGTGCCGTACGCAAAACTGATTGGAGCGGTTGCCCTCGCAGTTGGACTCCACATCGGAGTCACGTACCTCTTAATTATACAGGTTGGGCTACTCCGGAGATCGCCGATAGACTTCCTGCGAGGAGCTAAGGATGCGATGGTGACTGCCTTGAGTATCCGTTCGAGTAGCGGAACGCTTCCAGTTACCATGGAAGACGCTGACAAGAACTTCGGCGTCAACGAGGAAGTTTACAGCTTCTCACTGCCACTCGGGGCGACAATTAACATGGACGGGACAGCGATGTACCAGGGCATTGCAGCTATTTTTGCTGCCAACATGGTGGGACAGACGCTTACCCTCGGAGAGCAACTGACTGTCCTTGTGACAGCCCTCCTCGCAAGCGTTGGAACCGCTGGCGTTCCTGGGAGTGGGTTAATCATGCTAACCTTAGTTCTCACCCAACTCGGACTCCCGCTTGAGGTCGTTGGTATGGTGGCAGGTGTCGATCCGATACTAGATCGGATGCGGACGATGAACAACGTGACTGGTGACCTCGCGGTGACGACCCTCATTGCCGACTGGAACGGCAAGATAGACCTCACGGGAACCGTCTGGGAGGTGACAGATAAGGTGAGTTCGGTTACGAGCACCGACTGA